A window of Zingiber officinale cultivar Zhangliang chromosome 5A, Zo_v1.1, whole genome shotgun sequence contains these coding sequences:
- the LOC121981956 gene encoding uncharacterized protein LOC121981956, giving the protein MPLYDCLLLAKPHVSKQALVEMVGRIGSRVFLRNGVLTDIKSFGTIQLAYGIKKLDGRHFQGQLMQMTMMVPPTFNQELHYLNKEDRLLRWLVVKHRNTMYGQEFINEDEGTNELMHQKGGLFSKRTAADGDEDEDEDDDDDDDDGDEEYDLE; this is encoded by the exons ATGCCTCTGTACGATTGCCTCCTTTTAGCAAAGCCTCATGTCTCCAAGCAGGCGTTGGTTGAGATGGTTGGGCGAATTGGGAGTCGGGTCTTTCTCCGGAATGGTGTCCTTACTGACATCAAATCTTTTGGCACCATCCAGCTTGCTTATGGTATCAAGAAACTTGACGGACGCCATTTCCAG GGACAACTGATGCAAATGACCATGATGGTACCTCCCACATTTAACCAGGAGCTACACTACTTGAATAAGGAAGATCGTCTATTGCGATGGCTTGTAGTGAAACACAGGAATACAATGTACGGGCAGGAGTTCATTAACGAGGACGAAGGGACAAATGAGCTAATGCATCAAAAAGGTGGCTTGTTTAGCAAAAGGACTGCTGCAGACGGAGATGAAGACGAAGACGAAGATGACGACGATGATGACGATGATGGTGATGAAGAGTATGATTTGGAGTAG